The Flammeovirga agarivorans sequence ATCACGTTGTTCCGGTACTTAATCTGTCGGTGTTCAACGTCAGACGGGCACCGGCCTTCGCGTTTGAGCAGAGCAAGCGCGCGACCATAGGCGGGCGCTTTATCCGTGTTGATGAATCGCGGGATCTGCCACTTCTTCACGTTGTTGAGGATTTTACCCAGAAACCGGTATGCAGCTTTGCTGTTACGACGGGAGGAGAGATAAAAATCGACAGTGCGGCCCCGGCTGTCGACGGCCCGGTACAGATACGCCCAGCGGCCATTGACCTTCACGTAGGTTTCATCCATGTGCCACGGGCAAAGATCGGAAGGGTTACGCCAGTACCAGCGCAGCCGTTTTTCCATTTCAGGCGCATAACGCTGAACCCAGCGG is a genomic window containing:
- a CDS encoding IS6-like element IS26 family transposase: MNPFKGRHFQRDIILWAVRWYCKYGISYRELQEMLAERGVNVDHSTIYRWVQRYAPEMEKRLRWYWRNPSDLCPWHMDETYVKVNGRWAYLYRAVDSRGRTVDFYLSSRRNSKAAYRFLGKILNNVKKWQIPRFINTDKAPAYGRALALLKREGRCPSDVEHRQIKYRNNVIECDHGKLKRIIGATLGFKSMKTAYATIKGIEVMRALRKGQASAFYYGDPLGEMRLVSRVFEM